AGCTGGAATTCCGTGGCAAGAATGTGTTGCTGGTAGATGACTCCATTGTGCGCGGTACTACCTGTAAGCAGATTATCCAGATGGCCCGCGATGCCGGTGCTGCCAAAGTGTACTTCGCCAGTGCTGCACCAGCGGTAAAATACCCGAATGTTTACGGTATCGACATGCCCTCCGCCACTGAGCTGGTGGCTCACGGTCGCACCACCGAGGAAATCTGTGAGGAGATTGGCGCAGACTGGTTGATCTACCAGGAGCTGGAAGATTTGGTGGTCAGCTCCAGTGGCGGCAAGCAAAAAATTGATCGCTTTGATTGCTCTGTATTCGACGGCAATTACATCACCGGTGATGTGGACGAGGAATACCTGAACGATCTGCACGCTCAGCGCAATGATACGGCGAAGCGTAAAAAGGCCGACGCCAACGCTTTGTAATTCGCCCTTTGGGGGAATATCTAAATATCCTTCACCTGATTGGCGGGCGGCAAAAAAACCGTTTTTGTAGCCTGCCAATAGTAAAAAAGCGTAAGCGTCCTTTTCTCGCGGCAGAAGAGGGCGCCAGTTAAGATCGTTTCGGTTAAGATGACTGCTTCCAAAAATACTGACCAGGAAGCGGTATATGTTTGAAGACGACGGTTACGCTCTGGAAACCCTGGCGGTGCGCGCCGGCCAGGTTCGCTCACCGGAAGGAGAGCACTCCGAGGCACTTTACCTCACCTCCAGTTATGTTTTCCCCTCCGCTGCAGAGGCTGCTGCGCGCTTTTCTGGCGAAAGCTCCGGCAACGTCTACTCCCGCTATACCAACCCCACAGTACGCACTTTTGAAGAGCGCATCGCTGCTCTCGAAGGCGGTGAAGCTGCGGTAGCCACTGCTAGCGGCATGGCTGCCATTCTCAGTATTTGTATGGCGCTACTGAAAAGTGGCGACCACGTTATCTGTTCCCGCAGTGTTTTCGGCACCACCACGGCTTTATTTGGCCGTTATATGGAAAAGTTCGGCGTGCGGGTGAGCTATGTCGATTTGACCGATATGGATGCCTGGAAGCAGGCCGTAGATGGTTCCACCAAGCTGCTGTTTATGGAGACGCCTTCCAACCCTCTGTGTGAAGTAGCCGATATCCGCGCGTTGGCACAGGTCGCCCACAGCGCTGGTGCCATGCTGGTGGTCGACAACTGTTTTTGTACCCCGGCACTGCAGCGACCTCTATCCATGGGCGCCGATATTGTGGTGCACTCCGCAACCAAATTCCTCGACGGCCAGGGGCGGGCCCTGGGCGGTGTTGCCGTTGGTCGCAAGGAAGTAATGGATGAGTTGGTGGTTTTCCTGCGCACTGCTGGACCGAGCATGAGCCCGTTTAATGCTTGGGTATTCCTCAAAGGGCTGGAAACTTTAAAGTTGCGTATGCAGGCGCATTGCACCAATGCACTCGACTTGGCTTGGTGGCTCGATGAGCAGGAGATGGTGGAGAAGGTAAATTACACCGGCTTGCCTAAACACCCCCAACACCGCCTAGCGCGGGAACAGCAGGACGCTTTTGGCGCAGTGCTGAGTTTTACTGTGCGCGGTGGTCGCGAAGCTGCCTGGAAAGTGATCGACAATTGTAAAATCCTCTCCTGCACTGCCAACTTGGGGGATGCAAAAACCACTATTGTGCACCCTGCCACGACAACCCACGGCCGCCTTAGTGATGAAGATAAGGCTCGCGCCGGAATTACCGAAAATTTGATTCGTGTTTCGGTAGGGCTGGAAAATGTTGAGGACCTCAAGCGCGACCTGATGCGTGGATTATCCCAGTTATAAGCGCGCCCAGCTACCTATGATTATTAGGGAGCCTCTGAATAATTCCGCAATACCTCTGCGGGCCTTGAAGGCTACAGATGTTAGGCGTAGTGGCCACAGCCCTTTGCAAGAGCTGCAACACAGCAGATGCGGCCTTCAAGACCCGCCCTTCGGGGCTTGCAGAGCGATTCACACTCTGCGTTGCAGCTTCTTGAAAGGTCTAGACATTCCTGCGAAGCCGCGCCTGGATTGTGAACCGCGCTGCATGCCAGAGGTATCACGGAGTTATCCAGAGGCTCCCTGGCGGACAGTGGAATACTGCCCGCCGCTTCCGGTAGCGTTTGCGTTGTTTAATGCCCCTGCCGGTGTGCAGAAATAGCCCCCTTTAGAAAAATTGAGCAGTAATGGATTTGCCGTGCAAAAAATAGTTTCCGCCATAGTGTCTGATATCGGCAGCGTTTTATTGGGTAAAGAGCGCCAGGTGAAGTTGGCGTTGGCCTGTTTGTTATCAAAAGGCCACCTGTTGATCGAAGACCTACCGGGTATGGGTAAGACCACCTTGGCCCATGCACTCGCACAGGTGCTGGGGCTAACTTATAAGCGGGTGCAGTTCACCAGTGATATGTTGCCGGCGGATATTCTTGGTGTTTCGATATTTGATCGGGAGTCCAGCCAATTTCACTTTCACGAGGGACCTGTGTTTAGCCAGGTGTTATTGGCGGATGAGATTAATCGCTCATCGCCAAAAACCCAGAGTGCGCTGTTAGAAGCTATGGAAGAGCGCCAGGTGAGTGTCGATGGCGAGACCCGCACACTGCCCCAGCCATTTTTTGTGATTGCCACGCAAAACCCGATGCAACAATCGGGCACCTTTGCATTGCCGGAATCCCAGCTGGATCGCTTCCTTATGCGTATCAGTCTTGGCTACCCCACCCGGGAGGCGGAGCGGGCTTTGTTTATGGGGGCCGATCCGAGACAGCAGCTGGCGAAAATAAAACCCAGAATTGATATTGCCACACTCGGAAAAATGCAAAGCCTGGTTGGACAGGTGAAAACTTCTGACAGTCTGCTGGATTACCTGGAGCGACTGGTTTTGCAAACCCGCCAGAGCCCGGATTGCGCAGTGGGTTTATCACCCCGAGGCGCTTTGGCCCTTTTGCGCGCAGCCAAAGCCTGGGCGTTGATTCACAATCGCGGCCATGTATTGCCTGAGGATATCCAGGCCGTGTTGCCGGCGGTGGCAGGTCATCGGCTACAGAGCGATGGCAGTAATGGTGAACAGTTGGTGGAGCGATTGTTGCGCCAAGTGGATGTGATCGCAGCTTGAGTCGATGAGTGTGAGTTCCTCCAGTCGAAGCACTTCCCGCAACCCCCTGCATATGCTGGTGCAGTCTTGGCGTGGCCTGACGCAGCGCTGGCTTAGTCGCCGGGCACCGAGGGCCCGTGCTATCACTTTGAATCACAGTCGTTTATTTATTCTGCCCACTCGCGCAGGCCTGGGTTTCTTGTTGGTGATTGCACTTTTATGGCTACTGGGCACCAATTATGAAAACAACCTGGTTTTCGCTCTGACATTTTTGTTGGTTAGCATTTTGGCGGTGCTGCCACTACACACCTTTGCCAATTTAAGTGGCGTGCACTTGCGCCTTCTGGATACCCGGGCAGCTTTTGCTGGTGATTTTGCCGAGGCGGAAATTAATGTCAGTTGTGAGGGCAAGCGGGAGCGGGAATGGCTCGAGCTGAGTTGGCCACCGGAGCAGGGCAGTCGCGTGGATTTGTGCGAGCAGAAAAGTGCGGATATTTGTATCTCTATGCCGGTAGTAAAACGTGGGCGAGTGCAGGCACCTCGGTTGAGGGTTGAAAGTCGTTTCCCTCTCGGGTTATTTCGCTGCTGGAGCCGCATTGACCTGGATGTCGAATTTTTGGTCTACCCCCGCCCTATCTCTGCAGGCCCATTACCTGTAGGCGAAGCTATCGCCGAGGGAAAGTTTGGCGAAGTGCAGCGGGGTGGAGAGGACTATGCTGCGCTGAAACCCTATCAAGCGGGTGATTCCCTTCGTCATGTAGCCTGGAAGCAATATGCGGCCGGGCGCGATCTCTACAGTAAGGATTACGAGCGCAAAACTGACACGCGGTTGTGGCTCGATTGGGATTTGCTCGAAGGCAAGGGTGTGGAAATGCGTTTGAGCAATCTCTGTGACTGGGTCCTGCAAGCGGAAAAACAAAGCGTTGCTTATGGTTTGCGCCTGCCTGGCGTTTCGCTAGAACCCTCGCTGGGGGCTGAACATCGGCAGCAGGTTTTACAGGCATTGGCTCTGTACCCGGGGCGAGGCCAGTGATGATTGCGAATAAGGATTTATTGCCCAGGGAGAGTTTGCTGTGGATTTTTGCCGCCCAGTTTGTCGCCCTGTTGCCGCAATTCACAATGCTTCCTCTGTGGGTGGCTTTTGCTTGGGCCTTTGCGGTTTTTTGGCGTCTGGAAGTCTTTCGCGGGCGCAAGGACTTACCGGGGCGAACGCTAAAAATAACAGTGATTGCACTGACGTTGGCAGGACTGGCTCTTTCCTACCGGCGCTGGTTTGCTCTAGAGCCAATGATCGCATTGTTGGCAATTTCCTTTACCCTGAAAAATCTTGAGTTGGTCAGTCGCAGGGATGCCTTTGTCAGCTTGCTGCTGGCCTATTTCGTTGCTGCAACCCTGTTTGTCCAGGAGCAGACCATCCCCTACGCGCTTTACGGCCTGTTTAGTGTGTTAGTGATTACTGCAGCCCTGGCGGCACAGTTGGGGCAGTTCAGCGCGAGTCCGCGCCGGGCTCTCGGATTGTCTATGCGTTTGATGGCGCAGGCCACACCGCTGATGGTGCTGTTGTTTTTGGTTATGCCGAGGCTGGGGCCGCTCTGGTCAGTACCGCAAAATACTTCCGCTGGGCGCACTGGAGTCAGTGATTCGATGGCCCCGGGAGACTTTACTGAGCTTTCCAAATCCAGCAAGCCAACCCTGCGCATCTCCTTTGATGGGCCGGTTCCCCCTCCTGAACAACGCTATTGGAGAGGGTTGGTGTACTCGGAATTTAATGGTCGAACCTGGCGTCAAGGTTATGGAGTAGATCCTCGCAATGGCGGGCGGGTGTATTGGAAGAGTGGTGAACAGGTACTGCCACAAGTGGGGCCCCGTTATCGCTATCAGGTAATTCAGGAGGCGAGTCGGAGCCCCTGGTTGTTCGCTATGGCGCAGCCGGCTTCGGAGAGCCCGGGCGTTGGAGAGACTGCGGATGATCGCCTGGTAAAGCGGACCCCGGTTTTTAACCGCTTTTCCTATCAGGTTAGTTCCTGGCCGAGGGAAACCCTGCCGACTCCAACTTCTCTCAGTAATGTGGAGCGGCGCAGGAATCTGCAGCTTCCCAGTTATGGTAATAACCGTACCCGCCAGTGGATGGCTTCCCTGCGGGGTCAGGGGCTCAGTGCTGAGGCGGTTTCCTCCCAGCTGCTGACGCACTTCAACAACGCTTTCACTTATACCTTGAATCCCCCGGCACTGGGAGGCGATACCATCGATGAATTCCTTTTCGATAGCCAACAGGGGTTCTGTGAGCACTTTGCCGGTAGTTACGTGTTTGCCATGCGCGCAGCGGGAGTGCCGGCGCGGGTGGTGGCAGGGTATCAAGGTGGCGAGTGGGTGAGTGGCGAAGAGTACCTGCTGGTACGGGAATACGATGCCCACGCCTGGGCTGAAATCTGGCTTGATGATCGCGGCTGGCAGCGTGTAGACCCCACTGCGGCAGTGGCACCAGAGCGTGTACGCGACGGTCTGGAGAGTGCAGCCGGTGAGGAGTTTATGCAGGACTCCCTATTTCCCTTGCACCGTTTCGGTATTCTCAGCCAGTTGCGTTTGCAGTGGGATATGATCAACTACCGTTGGTATCAAACCGTAGTGAGCTTCAATGCCGACCGGCAACAGAATTTGTTGCAGCGAATATTTGGTGACCTCTCCCCGATGCGTATGGCCTTGTTGCTGGGGGTTCCGATTTTTGTGCTCCTATTGGGTATCAGTTTTTGGGCCGCTCGCACCGCAGGCAGGCCCAAGTTGACGCCTGCGGAAAAACTGTACCAGCGCTTTTGCCAGCGTATGGCCCGCAACGGGATCAGGCGGCGTTCTGGTGAGACGGCAGGTAATTACGCTCGCCGAATTGCCGAGGAGAGAGTGGAGTTGGCGAATTATGCAGGGGCCGTGACAGAGGCGTTTGAAGCGGTGAGCTACGGTGGCGATGCTCGCGCATTGAAAAAACTGCGGCAGCTATCAAGCTGGTATTTCTGGTTGCGGCACTCGGCAAATATGACGCCGCACAAGCGTGAGTTGGCAGGTTATTAATCATTGAGTTATTTCGTATCTAGAATGCCAACCCAATTGCAAAGGTTTCTGTTGGGCTATAGCGGCACCTCCCTGGCAACCGGGTTGCAGGTGATATTGCTGCCCTGGATTGCGCTGACGATCGTGGATCTTCCGGCCCTGCAATTGGGGTGGATTCAGGCATCAGTATTGCTGCCAAACCTGGTATTCCTGTTGTTTGGCGGTGCTTTGGCGGATAGGCGAGACCCGGCTCTGGTGTCGGCTCTGGCCTGCTTGGGCCTGGCGCTTTGCCATACCGCATTGTTGTTGTATTTCACCTTCCATGTCCTGAATTTATCCACCTTGATGGTTTACGGAATTTGCCTGGGGGTGTGCAGCGCTTTTTTACAGCCGGCACGGGACAACCTGGTGCAGCGCAGTGCCCGCAACCGCAAGGGGCAGGCCACTGAGCGAGGCGTGCAAAAAACCGTAACCTGGATGATGTTGGCGCAGTACGGCGGCCAGGCGGTGGGCATGCTGCTAGCGAGTCGATTTGACCAGTGGGGCTTGCAGCTCTTGCTGGGTGTACAGATTGCCGTTGTGCTAGTGGCTTCATTATTACTTTTTTCCTTGCGCCAGCCTCAAGAGCGTCAAAAGGCACCACAGAAGCGACCCCATACCCTGATTCTGGATGGTCTCAGTCAGGCATGGAAACATCCGGTATTGCGGGAGCTGACCGCATTGATGGCATTCAATGGCTTTGTGCATATCGGGGTTTTCCTGGTGGTCTTACCGCTGCTGGCTGAGGACTACGGTCGCGGTGCCGGTTACTACGCGACCCTGCAGCTGGCATTTATAGCGGGCACGGTGATCGCGACGGTGACTATGTTGAGACGGGGGCAGGGACAAGAGCCAGGGCGAGGAATTTTGATGTGCTTGCTTTACAGCGCAGCACTCTTGATTGCTATCAGCCTGGGGCCAACAAAGTTTGGCTTGATCCTGTTGTGTCTGTGTTGGGGGGCGGTTGCGGCAGCCTCTGCAGGGCTGGGGCGAGGCATTGTGCAATTGCTGGCGCCGGCGGATTATCGCAGTCGCATTATCTCCATTTATCAATTTGCCCTATTTGGCTCTGCGGCGCTGGGGGCCCTGGCTGCGGGTGTTTTGAGCGAGGTTGCAGCGCCTCTGACGACACTATTGTGGGCGGGAATCCTGAGTTTATTGGCATTCGCACTGGTTGCCCTGAGTGGGGCTCTAAGGCAGGTTAAAATTTCCGATAGCGAGGTATAGGAATCCCGCAACGACCAAATCTGGTTGAGCCACCATATATTTAACAGGGAACTGCGGTTATGGAGGTGGGGTTTGGTATCAGTAAAAAGTGCCAAATGGTCACAGAGAGTCACGACAAACAGCCATGCGCTGGACCTTGAAGCCGGTGTATTTAGCCTGGATGATCCAAAAGCGATAGCCAAATCCCTGAAGAGTGCAGCTGAGGCCAGTCAGCAGCGCAAATCAGAGCCTTTCCGCTCAGCCATGTCTATGCTCACTTTTTATATCAATCGTGCGGGTCCCCATTTGCCTGTGCGCAGGCGCAGAATCCTGGAGGCCGCGAAAAATGAATTGCGTGAGCTTTATGGGCGTCCGCGCCGGCATTGAGCCGGCGCAGGGTAGAGGCGATGAAGTCTTTTAGGGGGCTAGGCAGGGCAAGCAGCGCACGTAGAGTCCGCGCGGGTCGCGGAAGCTCTGCAGTTCGCCGATTGGTGCCAAAACCGGTTGTAAGCTGTTTAACCAGGCGCCGAGTGGCAGGTTTGCCTCAAGGCTGGCGGCGATACGTGCATCCACATTATCGCTCAGGGCGCGCAGGAATCTTTCGCCGGGAGTCAGCTCGCGCTGGATCTCTATTACATCGTATTCTTCGATCTCAGCAAGCTGTGCGGCGTCGGCAATGGCGTCGTTGAGATTGCCCAGATCGTCTACCAGCCCCAGGTTTTTGGCCGCGCGCCCGGTCCAGACCTGGCCCTGGGCAATTTTGTGCACTTCCTTGGGAGTGCTGCCACGGGACTCGGCCACAATTCTCAGGAACCTGGCGTAGGTATTATCCACTCCCTGTTGCAGGATACTGGCGGCTGCCTCGGGTAGGGCACGATCCAACCGCATGCTGCCGGCCAGGTCTGAAGTGCCCACACCATCGGTATAAATACCCAGTGCCTCAAGGGAATCCTCAAAGGTCGGGAAGGCACCAAATACGCCAATGGAGCCTGTCAGGGTTGCGGGAGAGGCCCAGATTCGATCGCCGCCGGTAGCAATCCAGTAGCCTCCAGATGCGGCCAGACTGCCCATGGAGATAACGACAGGGATATCGGCTTCGCGGGTGGCGAGTAACTCTTGTCGAATTGCTTCTGACGCGAAGGCGGAGCCGCCGCCACTGTCAATGCGCAGAACCAGTGCATCAACTTCTTTTTTGCGCGCCTGTGCGATTAGTTCTCCCAGGCTTTCGCTGCCGATTCTGCCGGCGGGGGCTCGGCCATCGACAATAGAACCGCTTGCCGTGATTAAGGCAATCTTATTGGGTTCTTTTTTGGCGGCGACTTCGCTGAGCTTTTGGCTGCGTAAATAGGTGAGGGCATCGATGGCCTTATAACTGCGTTCATCGTTCTCATCTTCACCGATGGTTTTGCGTAGCTCTCGAACTGCCAAGTTGCGGTTGGCGAGTTGGTCGACCAGTTTATTGGCCAGAGCAGTACGTGCCCAGTCGCCCTCATGCTGCTGCAGTTTCTGGGGTAACTCGTCGATAAATAGATCGATGCTTTCAGTTGGCAGGTTGCGAAGGCCGGTCACCTGTTCGGTGTACTCACTCCAGAGTTCATGCAGCCAGCGCTGGTTATTCTCACGGGAAGCCGGAGACATGTCGTCGCGAGTATAGGGTTCGATAAAATCCTTGTAGTCGCCAACGCGGAACACGTGGAAATTAACTTTGAGCTTTTCAAGGGCGCTTTTATAGTAATTTCGATAGACGCCAAAGCCGGTGAGCATCACGGAACCCATTGGATTCAGGTACACCTTGTCGGCGTGGCTGGCGAGGAAATATTGCGCCTGGGTGTAGTTATCACCCACCGCATAAATGGGCTTGTCGGCAGCCTTGAAGCGCTGCAGGGCTGCGCCAATCTCGTCGAGCTTACTGAGACTGCCGCCGACCATATTGTCGAGTTCCAGCACCAGTGCGGAAATGCGTTTGTCTTGTGCGGCTTTGTCGATAGAGTCGACAAGATCCTTAACCCTGATTTCCGCTGGCCCCTGGGAGCCACCGAAGAAAATCGGTAATCCGCTGGGCTGGCTGAGCTCATCTACCAGAAATCCACTCGGAGCCACTCGAAGGGCCGCGCCCTGTGGGACTACCAGCTGTTCGTCCTTGCCAAAAATTGCGATACCCAGGAATACCAGTATTAACAGGAACACCAGGTTGGTAAACACTCGCCTCAGCCAGGTAATTGAGCCGCCAATGGCACCAAAAAAGCTGCGGAACAGTCCTTTCTCATTGGATGAATCAGTCAAACCTCAAAACTCCTTAGTGCGCTGAGGGGCAAGCGTTGTCTATTTATCAGTTACAAAATCACAAGCAATGTGAATCTCGCCAAGGCTTATTGCATGCGATGCCAGCGGCTGCTCATCATTGATGAAAAGAATAGGATAAGGCTAAGGACTACCAGTACGCCATCCTGCCAGCCGCGTGTAGGCATCATTACGTCGACAATACTGGCAGTGATATACAGCAAAAGAATAAAACAGAGCCACAGATAGCTACGATAGTGCTGCTTTAGTAACCCGGGTAGTACCAACAGCAGTGGTATGGTCTGCAAGCACCACAGGAATAATGAGCCGCCTTCGAGGAATAGATTCCAGGCGACAAACAGTACGAGCATGCCGATATAACAAATCCAGTTAATTCGCAGCGCTATCTTGAGCTTGCGCTGTACAGAATCGTTCACACTTTATCCTCTAGTTGTCGCCGTTATGCGAATTATCCAGCGTCTGTGCCAGGCTGCCGACTCGCTTGCCCAGTGCCCGGCACAGGGTTACTTCGTCATCGGAAAGCGATGTGGCGTGTTCACCGGACCAGTGTGAGGCACCATAGGGTGTGCCGCCAGTGCGGGTGCGCATTAAGGCGGCTTCGGAGTACGGGATGCCGGCGATCAACATGCCGTGGTGCAGCAGCGGCAGCATCATGGATACCAGCGTAGTTTCCTGACCACCGTGAAGACTGCCAGTGGCGGTAAATACCGCAGCCGGCTTACCGGTAAGGCTGCCATCGAGCCAAATATCACTGGTTTGGTCAAGGAAATAGCGCAGCGGAGAGGCCATGTTGCCAAAGCGGGTGGGGCTGCCCATCAGTAAACCGGAGCAATTGCGCAGGTCCTCGATTGTACAGTAGGGGGCGCCTTCGGAGGGGACCGGCGGCTCGCTGGCTTCGGTGTCTGGGGATACGCCAGGCACGGTGCGCAGGCGAGCGGTAATCCCGCTGGCCTCTACGCCGCGAGCCAGTTCGGTGGCCATGCGCGCTGTGGCGCCGGTGCGGCTGTAGTAGAGGATGAGGACATAGCCTTCGTTGTCCCGATCCATCAGATCAGCCCCAGTACATTTTCAGGGGGTCGTCCTATCACTGCTTTGTCGCCTTTTATAACGATCGGGCGTTGGATCAAAATAGGGTTTTGAGCCATTGCGTCAATTAACTGGGATTCGGCCAGATCTTTGTCTTTCAGGTTTAACTGCTTGTAGGGTTCTTCACCAGTGCGCAACAACTGTCGTGCATCAATATCCAGTTTGTGCAGCAACTGCTGAATATCCTCGGCAGACGGTGGAGTTTGTAGATAGAGAACCACCTCCGGTTCAATACCGTTATCCTGCAATAGCTGTAGGGTTTGGCGGGATTTTGAGCAGCGGGGGTTGTGGTAAATCGTCCACATTGTGGCGGCATCCTGTTACTGTTTGGCGTATTCTAACCGAAGAATGTTGCGGAGTTCTAAGGCGCTTCTGAATAATCCCCCCAACGTCCTGCGGGGTTTTCGGGAGCTCCTTGGCTATTTGGGGCAGTAATACTGCGGCCTGGGCGAGATGTCCAGGCATAGAGAGATCACGATGAGAAGCACCGTTAAGGATTGGGGAAACCACTGGCTGCGCTTTGCGACGTCACTGTGGAAACTGTTTGATGAAAAGGATTGTCGGCAACGCGCGGCTGCTCTTACTTACCTGACACTGTTTGGCATAGTTCCCCTAGTGACGGTCAGCTACGCCATGTTGTCACTGTTTCCCGACTTTGCCGGCTTGCAGAGTAGGTTACAGGATCAACTGTTCACCCACTTTTTGCCTCAGAGTGGGCGCGAGATCCAAAAATATATCAGCAGTTTTTCCGAACAGGCACAGCGTTTGACTGGCGTTGGTATCGCGATGCTGATTATTACTGCCGGTTTGACCCTTCGCGGTATCGAGGGGACCTTTAACTCTATCTGGGACGTCCAAAAAGGCCGCAGCGGCGTTTCGAGTTTTCTTTTGTATTGGGCGATATTAAGTCTGGGTCCAATCCTATTGGGGGCGGGCCTGGCGACAAGTACTTTTGTCTTTTCACAAAAATTTTTCGTGGGTGGGGCCGATTCCTTTGAGGTAACTTCGTTGTTATTCAGGGTTCTGCCGTTTATTTTCAGCTCCATAGTTTTTACCCTACTGTTCATAGCTGTGCCCAATTGCAATGTCCCGTTGCGCCACGGAATAGAGGGGGGATCATAATCTCGATTGCTTTCGAGGTTATGAAGTACTTATTCGGCTTGTTGGTAGCGCGGAGTTCAGTCCAGGCAATTTATGGGGCATTCGCTGTTGTTCCCCTGTTCCTGCTTTGGATTTATCTGATGTGGATACTGGTACTGGCCGGCTGTGTGTTGGTGCGCACACTATCGGTTTATCAAGCTGCGACCCAGGAGCGGGAGCATTCTGACCTGGTTGCCCTCCTTATTGTTCTCTGGCAGATGTATAAGAAATGCGCGCAGGGGAGGCCTCTGAAGGAGCGCGATATTTCCCGTATGGGAATCAAGTTTGTTCAGTGGCGAAGGTTGCGGAATATCCTTCAGGCTAATCGTATGGTAACCCAGACCGATCGCAATGATTATGTTTTGCTGAGGGATCTGAATACGGTGTCTCTGGTTGAATTGGCTGGCTGGTTGAGCGTGGATTGGATGCCCAGTGGAATTCCTGCGAGTCTGGATGGATTGCCCTGGTATGGAGAGGTAGAGCAACGCTTTGCCAATGCCAGAGAGTCAACCCGGGAGCAATTAGGTATTACTGTTGGAGAGTTGTTCCTGGAGGCCGAGCAAAAGGAAGCTGAAGATAAGCCCCTTGAGCTGGGCCACGACGGCGGGACTGATGATAAGCAAACAAACTCTGAAACCGGGGGAGAAAGTGGGCCTGATGAAAATAGTCAAAGTGAAGATGACAAGAGCAGCAGCGGTCACCTTTCTTTTGTTGGTATGCGGAATAAGCGCCTGCGCTAAAGACGATAAATCGCTTCTAGCCATTGATGGGGGAGGGTTGGATGTATCGGGCAAAGTTTTGCTGGTTAACTACTGGGCAGAGTGGTGTAAGCCCTGTCGAGAGGAGATCCCGGTCCTAAATCAACTGGCCAAGGGTAACGACAATGTCGTTGTTGTCGGGGTGAACTTCGACAATTTACCGGTTGCGGAAATACAAAAACAGGTGGAAAAGTTGGGCATTACTTTTCCCGTCCTAGTGGCCGAACCGCAAGGGCGCTGGGGGCAGGAGAAGCCGGAGGTGCTGCCTTCTACGTTCATTATTGGTACCGATGGACGCTGGCAAAAAACATTGGTTGGGCCGCAGGATAGAGACGACTTTATTACGGCTCTCAATTTATAGTAAGTACTAATGCTGGTAAAAGTCGGCGGGGTATCAGTGGGTTCTTAGAAGCTCCCAAACTTTATAAAACTATAACTAACACATCTATAGGCTTGTGACGGATCGCTGATAGCATGCCGCCACTTTCCCCTTTCGTTCCGGGTGGGACCCAGACCTTATGCATATCAGTTCATTTGCTTTTCTGCTTCTATTTATTGTTTTTCTATACGGACTTTTTCGCTGGCAGCGAGGCCGTGACTCCCTCGCACCAGCAGTGCTGGCAGGCCTTATTCTTGGGGTTATCTTTGGAGGCACCCTGCAACTGTCTCGCGGATGGGGGGCTGCGCCCGCAGAGGTAATACCTTGGGTAGAGATGATAGGGGACAGTTACGTAAATCTATTGTATTTACTCGTGATGCCCCTGGTGCTGACTTCCATATTAGTGGCGGTAGTTAAAGTCAGCCATACCCAGGCGCTGGGCAAAATCAGTATTTCAGTCCTGGGGGTGCTATTAGGAACAACGGCGGTGGCCGCTCTAATTGGCGTGGCTATGGCCGAGTTATTTGGTTTGTCGGCTGCGGGATTGGTTGAGGGTTCCAGGGAAGCTGCGCGAGTGGAAGTGCTGAATGCGCGCATTGGCAAGGTCACAGACCTTTCCATTCCTGAGATTATTACCTCTTTTGTGCCGCGCAATATTTTTCTGGACCTGACCGGAGCTCGCTCTACTTCTGTTATAGCGGTGGTTATATTCGCGGTGCTTTTAGGGCTGGCAGCCTTGGCGGTGCGCCGTGAATTTCCCGAAGAGGGCGCAGCGATTGAACGCTTCGTT
This DNA window, taken from Microbulbifer sp. VAAF005, encodes the following:
- a CDS encoding O-succinylhomoserine sulfhydrylase; the protein is MFEDDGYALETLAVRAGQVRSPEGEHSEALYLTSSYVFPSAAEAAARFSGESSGNVYSRYTNPTVRTFEERIAALEGGEAAVATASGMAAILSICMALLKSGDHVICSRSVFGTTTALFGRYMEKFGVRVSYVDLTDMDAWKQAVDGSTKLLFMETPSNPLCEVADIRALAQVAHSAGAMLVVDNCFCTPALQRPLSMGADIVVHSATKFLDGQGRALGGVAVGRKEVMDELVVFLRTAGPSMSPFNAWVFLKGLETLKLRMQAHCTNALDLAWWLDEQEMVEKVNYTGLPKHPQHRLAREQQDAFGAVLSFTVRGGREAAWKVIDNCKILSCTANLGDAKTTIVHPATTTHGRLSDEDKARAGITENLIRVSVGLENVEDLKRDLMRGLSQL
- a CDS encoding AAA family ATPase — its product is MQKIVSAIVSDIGSVLLGKERQVKLALACLLSKGHLLIEDLPGMGKTTLAHALAQVLGLTYKRVQFTSDMLPADILGVSIFDRESSQFHFHEGPVFSQVLLADEINRSSPKTQSALLEAMEERQVSVDGETRTLPQPFFVIATQNPMQQSGTFALPESQLDRFLMRISLGYPTREAERALFMGADPRQQLAKIKPRIDIATLGKMQSLVGQVKTSDSLLDYLERLVLQTRQSPDCAVGLSPRGALALLRAAKAWALIHNRGHVLPEDIQAVLPAVAGHRLQSDGSNGEQLVERLLRQVDVIAA
- a CDS encoding DUF58 domain-containing protein, whose product is MSVSSSSRSTSRNPLHMLVQSWRGLTQRWLSRRAPRARAITLNHSRLFILPTRAGLGFLLVIALLWLLGTNYENNLVFALTFLLVSILAVLPLHTFANLSGVHLRLLDTRAAFAGDFAEAEINVSCEGKREREWLELSWPPEQGSRVDLCEQKSADICISMPVVKRGRVQAPRLRVESRFPLGLFRCWSRIDLDVEFLVYPRPISAGPLPVGEAIAEGKFGEVQRGGEDYAALKPYQAGDSLRHVAWKQYAAGRDLYSKDYERKTDTRLWLDWDLLEGKGVEMRLSNLCDWVLQAEKQSVAYGLRLPGVSLEPSLGAEHRQQVLQALALYPGRGQ
- a CDS encoding DUF3488 and transglutaminase-like domain-containing protein; this translates as MIANKDLLPRESLLWIFAAQFVALLPQFTMLPLWVAFAWAFAVFWRLEVFRGRKDLPGRTLKITVIALTLAGLALSYRRWFALEPMIALLAISFTLKNLELVSRRDAFVSLLLAYFVAATLFVQEQTIPYALYGLFSVLVITAALAAQLGQFSASPRRALGLSMRLMAQATPLMVLLFLVMPRLGPLWSVPQNTSAGRTGVSDSMAPGDFTELSKSSKPTLRISFDGPVPPPEQRYWRGLVYSEFNGRTWRQGYGVDPRNGGRVYWKSGEQVLPQVGPRYRYQVIQEASRSPWLFAMAQPASESPGVGETADDRLVKRTPVFNRFSYQVSSWPRETLPTPTSLSNVERRRNLQLPSYGNNRTRQWMASLRGQGLSAEAVSSQLLTHFNNAFTYTLNPPALGGDTIDEFLFDSQQGFCEHFAGSYVFAMRAAGVPARVVAGYQGGEWVSGEEYLLVREYDAHAWAEIWLDDRGWQRVDPTAAVAPERVRDGLESAAGEEFMQDSLFPLHRFGILSQLRLQWDMINYRWYQTVVSFNADRQQNLLQRIFGDLSPMRMALLLGVPIFVLLLGISFWAARTAGRPKLTPAEKLYQRFCQRMARNGIRRRSGETAGNYARRIAEERVELANYAGAVTEAFEAVSYGGDARALKKLRQLSSWYFWLRHSANMTPHKRELAGY